A region of Lycium barbarum isolate Lr01 chromosome 3, ASM1917538v2, whole genome shotgun sequence DNA encodes the following proteins:
- the LOC132632927 gene encoding 2-hydroxy-palmitic acid dioxygenase mpo1 codes for MEIFDLEKQFAFYGAYHSNPVNILIHMVFVWPIFFTSLVLFNFTPPLFNLPPIQLCEHSSLVLNYGFLFALVYGVFYVCLDKKAGSLAALLCLICWVSSGMVANQLGFSLAWKVVLAAQLFCWTGQFIGHGVFEKRAPALLDNLAQAFLMAPFFVLLEALQSLFGYEPYPGFHSKVKATIDAEIKEWQEKKQKKIS; via the exons ATGGAAATCTTTGACCTAGAGAAGCAGTTTGCATTCTATGGCGCTTACCATAGCAACCCAGTGAATATCTTGATTCACATGGTATTTGTGTGGCCGATTTTTTTTACTAGTCTTGTTCTTTTCAATTTTACGCCCCCACTTTTCAATTTACCTCCAATTCAGCTCTGTGAACACAGCTCCTTGGTTCTTAATTATGGGTTCTTGTTTGCTTTGGTTTATGGTGTGTTCTACGTCTGTTTGGACAAGAAAGCGGGCTCTTTGGCTGCTTTGCTATGTTTAATTTGTTGGGTATCCAGCGGTATGGTTGCGAATCAATTGGGTTTCTCTTTAGCCTGGAAG GTTGTTCTGGCGGCTCAGTTATTCTGCTGGACTGGACAGTTTATAGGTCATGGAGTATTTGAG AAGCGAGCACCTGCTCTACTGGACAATCTTGCACAAGCGTTCCTTATGGCACCATTCTTTGTACTCCTTGAG GCCCTCCAATCTCTTTTTGGCTACGAACCATACCCTGGGTTTCATTCAAAAGTGAAAGCAACAATAGACGCTGAAATCAAAGAATGGCAGGAGAAGAAACAGAAAAAGATATCTTAA